gaatttgaatttgaagttttgCTTGGATTCTGTAAAGGTTGTGGCTAAGATTAACATaacttaatattatataaagttgaaagctctttaatattttttagagaatatatttttatttcaacatttcaaagtAGCCCTGTATAtttatgatttaaaatttttccTCTTATTCACTAGTATCTTctggaatgaaattttattgtagagaatttggCTGTAAACCATATCTTCCCAGATACTTGTTACATTATCCAAGGTTAGCAACAACTTCAAGGTCCACTATAAATTCAAGTGTGAGCTCATATGATGTCAAAGAGATTATTTATTAGCTGGATTCCCAAATACCAGTATCAGTGGAAGTGACCGGcacagtaaaatataatttcaatgagTTTTGATTGGTCTATTCACACACAGCACGACCGATCGTCACATTAGAGCATatggaaataatattctcactctACCGATCACTTTTACTCATAATTATGAGGGAATTCACCTTATAGtttcttaaattgaaaatattttgatgttctatcatctcttcttttccttATCCCTACTTCTTCTTTGTGAAGATTTGTGTAAAATATCTTAAACATTccaaggataaaataaatttttgaagaACTTAAATTACCTTTCACAGATTGTAGTTTTTACTTTCTTCACTGGTGTTTCGTCGAACTCATTAGAATTTCCATTCTTGTCAGGTGTGTCTTTCTTACAAACGTCGAGGTTATCCAtgtttctttaataaaaataaaaacgtttggaagaaaaacaagagtaattattatatttaattttgtgtatattaaaataaaataaattcaataattcaagtatTGGACATTAATTCGTTTAATTGACAGTAAACAAATATGAGTTTAAGTAAATTGATAAGTTTTCTATCAAATCAGAAAATCTTTAAATTTGATGTTCaagttaattttaaaaatcaatcttctataggcctactgtaacagTAGAatgtatttaataatttatatcgATTGATACTTGCCAGTTGCAGTTACCTGAAGAAACTTAAATTTATTAGCTTTTTTATTGAGGTTCTGAAGAGACTCAATTTATTAGATTTATATATTGAGGTTAAGCGTAGATCAACAAGTGTTACGTTTTTACAGTAAGATAACCTCAACTTGTAAACGTTTTGCAAATGTTGAACaaactatatttattattcCCAATCATTATTATATCTGCTACTACCTCCATTGCCAACGCCAACCTTAGTGTTATAACAAGAAAAAGCGTACCAAAAATTGCTTTAAGGTGCAAATTACTGGTAATTTCAAGAAGAAAGTGTTTGTGAGTAACAGATCTTCTAGAGAATTTAATCTAAATAAGTAAGCTGAGCGACGCAACCACAAGGTAAACTGCATGccattattaattattgcttaTCTGGATTTCTACGTAACTCAACATGCTGGACAAGCCAACACTACAAGcccaatataattatttattctgaaCAAGCCTATTGTGTGAATTATTGGTATACAGCAAGCCTAAGTCTTACCAGAAATTCGAGCTATACGCACTCGATACTACTAAATAGCAAATGACATAACCTATTTCGACTTCAAATCAGTACGAACTCTTCTTGTTCAAGCTTCCTATTCTTTGCAAACCCAGTTCACAAAGCGGTCTACTACCTCTGCAAAGTAACAGTCTATGTCGCCATAGATTTTATTCTTCACAAACTTATATTAGTGTACTAAGATACGATCTCTTTGATGGTAAATAACTTGACTTGGCGACACACCTGGTAAATATAATACCTTGTGTAACCTATTGCAGAATACTCCATCTATAAACGAATTGCAATTAATTGCATGAAAAATTATTCTCGACTGTGTAGGCTGTGATATATATGTATAGGATAAACTATTTcgatcattattaaaatttctcatAAAATAACTGTGATATTGGCTGTGATATTACCAAAACTTGTGTATTATATATGTATCTCTGCTTTACTCAAATAACTGTTGTGGTGCAGACTTTTAGTCCTATCTTAAAATTCACTCGGAACAGTCAAATACTTTGGAGAAATAATCCAGTTAATTATGGCTAACAAGCATAACCACAGTGACAAAACTCAACAGGATAAAAATTTGCAAGAATATATGTGCCAAACCTGCCAACACTTAGTCCACGATAATGACAAGGCTGTCGCCTGTGACTGTGACATAAGCAAATGGTATCACATAGAATGCATTAATATCACCGACCAACAATATGATTGATGAAGGAGGGGACAACCACTGGTCCGGTGTGGCTGTGTGACAACTGTAAACAACGGATTAACAATGAAGCAACTAATATTTCAATGATGCTGAATGCCACTGTAGACTCCAACGAGGCAGTCAGCAACCAGTTCTGCAAAGGTAACAATGCAAAGGCAAAGAGACAGGACAATCACTATGAGGTTATAATCGAAATGCTGCGGAATGATATGGATGACTTGAAAGAGGAAATCAAACTGCTGAAGAAGGACAGAGAAAGACTCTCTGATACCCTAGCTAGGAAAACTGACACCATATACAAACTGGAAGATATAATTCTGGAATTTACTCAGGGCATACACCCTGAATCAAACTGTCCTGTCAGGAGGAAGACCGAGGATATCACTAAGAGACTGGTGGATGAGCTGGAGCCAAGCATGCACACCAATCACAGAGGGCCTCCGGGAGGTGACCGGCCCATCCAATCTACAGGTGCAGCTCAGGGGGGAACCGAGGAGAGTGCTGGAGAGCTGGTGAATGGGATACACCAAAACATGACGCAGACCGGCCACAGTGGTCCACTGGTAAATGACAAGCCTATACAATCTTTTAATACATCACAAACGGATGCAGAAACTGAAAGTGATCACCCCCTCATTATAGGAGACTCACTTCTCAGAGGAGTGGACGAAATACTGCGCAGTCAAGGAGTGAGCAATGCAGCTGTTGAAGTCATTCCAGGGGGAAAAATCCAGGACATTAGCAGGTTCCTAAAAAACCGAACCCACTTACCTAGCAAAGTAGTGATCAACATAGGAACAAACAACTTAGCCAAAGCAAAGACACCTAATCATGTAATGAGGCCTCTCTGGATGACAATTGAGGCAAATCAAAAAAGATTTCCCAGGACAAACTGGTATATCTGCTCGATTCCGCTCAGGGAGGACTGTAACCAGAGATTTTTGGAAGAGACTAACAAATCATACAAGTTTTTGAGCGAACAGCTGAAAATATCATACTTGGACAACACCCAAAAACTTCACAGGCAGCACCTGGATTGGGATGGCACACACCTTAACAATGACGGTAAAAACATCCTGGTAGCTGCTATATGCAACTAGCTATGCAACATGCTAGCTGCAACGCCCTGCAGCTGGGGAAGAACGAAGGCAGAGATGCTGATGATCCCGAAATTGAGAGCGCGAATATTGTCACGAGAGTCCACATTAACCCGAAAGAGACTAAAAGGCCTTTGAGGAAGGAAGAACAAGCTAAAAACATTACCACGGGAGTCCATTCTGCAGAGTAGCAACAACAGAAAGACATCCAAAAATATCCCAGACAGAATTCAAATAGCTTTGCCGAAACACACAACAATACAGTACAACCAAATGAAAATACAGACCACATGAGATCCAGAAGGGAAGGACAGAATAGCAAAACAAAGGACCTGAAACTCAAGATCTACCACCTGAATATCCAAAGAGGACTACAACAGAAACTTGATAAACTGCAGATTGAACTTCACCTGTATTCTCCCGACCTGGTCATCCTCTCTGAGCATGGCCTGCGGAAAGAGGAGCTCCTTAGTACACACATTCCAGGCTACACTTTGTCAACAAACTTCTGCCGCTCACACCTCATGTGGGGAGGTATAGCCATGTACAAACGGGATAATACAAACCTAAAAATAGATGAAATCATACCTGAAGAATCACTCCAACCTTCTGAACAGACATTTGAGACAATACTTCTGAAAATTCAACTCAAGAAAACCAACCTTATAGTCATAGGCACCTACAGATCACCTGATCCTGGAACGCTTAAGGACTATCTGGAGAAAATGGGAAACCTGCTGCACCAATACTCCTCAAAAAATTTCGAAATAGTAATACTGGGAGATACCAACATAGATACCCTGAAAACTGATGGAAAAAGCTATAAAGAGCTGAAAAACACACTGAATCAGCATGGATGTTTCATTCACAAACTGCCCGCAACTCGAATAACACCTACTTCAGCCACAAGCCTTGACGGATGTTACCACAGCCTGCCACCTGATTACATCAAAGTCACTGTTTACCAAAACCAGATATCCGACCACAATTCAATTCTCTGCCAGATTCAGCATAAAACAGAACCCAGGAgagtaatgttcaaatttgccAGAAACTACTCAAAAAATAACCTACACAAACTAAAATACAGACTCAGTCAGACTGACTGGGAACAGGTTATAAACCAGGACTTGATAGAGGATAAATATTCAAACTTTGTAAAGATCCTGCGCCTCAACATAGATGAAGCAATGCCCAGAGAACCAAAGAAAATTACATCAACTAAGAACGTGTTCTGGGACAACAATACCATTGCTCTAAAGGATCAAGTACATCAGGCAAATAATAAGTTCATTACTACAGGATCACCAGAGGATAAGCAGAACTTTATAAAACTTAAGAAAATCTATGAACAGGACAtccaaagaaagaaaaaatcctacattaacaaaaaaatccaaCTAGCTGATAACAGAACCAGAGTACTCTGGAGGATAATAAATGAGGAAAGAAACAGAAGCGGGTTGGGAAAAATGGACAACTTAAGACTCAAGAAAACTAACAAAATGATAGTTGATCCATATCAT
The window above is part of the Nilaparvata lugens isolate BPH chromosome 12, ASM1435652v1, whole genome shotgun sequence genome. Proteins encoded here:
- the LOC120353922 gene encoding uncharacterized protein LOC120353922; this translates as MRSRREGQNSKTKDLKLKIYHLNIQRGLQQKLDKLQIELHLYSPDLVILSEHGLRKEELLSTHIPGYTLSTNFCRSHLMWGGIAMYKRDNTNLKIDEIIPEESLQPSEQTFETILLKIQLKKTNLIVIGTYRSPDPGTLKDYLEKMGNLLHQYSSKNFEIVILGDTNIDTLKTDGKSYKELKNTLNQHGCFIHKLPATRITPTSATSLDGCYHSLPPDYIKVTVYQNQISDHNSILCQIQHKTEPRRVMFKFARNYSKNNLHKLKYRLSQTDWEQVINQDLIEDKYSNFVKILRLNIDEAMPREPKKITSTKNVFWDNNTIALKDQVHQANNKFITTGSPEDKQNFIKLKKIYEQDIQRKKKSYINKKIQLADNRTRVLWRIINEERNRSGLGKMDNLRLKKTNKMIVDPYHVSNLLNSAFTQPPSETASENTSDHIHLANNKQELKEFETIPMAKLEQLLRNLKPNNSSGHDDITGKIIRHCERELKLPLLDIVNASISQAVFPQSMKISKIFPNSREVTG